Below is a window of Sediminispirochaeta bajacaliforniensis DSM 16054 DNA.
CGGTATTATCACAACTTTATGAAGCCCTATCGGATTGGAGGGAAGGATGAGAAGCGGGGACTGACACATGGGATAGTGGCTGGTATAGAGGGGAATCGGATAGCATCCGAGCTGAGGAGTCTGTATACCAGGCGGAGGTTTTTCCTACGGAACCAGCCCATGAATCGGAGTGGAAGGGAGCTGTGGGTCAGGTGTATTCCTACGGCTTTACGGTGGATGATTGACTATCTGCCTTCTTATGCATGGGCTTAAGGGTAAAGGAATCACCACGATTCCGAACAGTAGAAAAACATTCCCCTTTCCTCACTTTCTCTGATATGATAAGGACAATGAAACTTACAGAAATAATCGATTTGGTTGAGGGGAAAGTGCTTTGCGAATGCGGGGACCTCGGCAGAGAGATCGAATCGGCCTTTTCCTCGGACCTAATGAGTGATGTACTTACGCTTTTGACCGACAATATGCTGCTTATCACCGGCCTAACCAATATTCAAGCGATCAGGACGGCAGAAATGGCCGATATTGCCCAAATTCTGTTTGTTCGCGACAAACAGCCAACGGCAAAAATGATAGAACTGGCATCGGAAACAGGTATCTGTCTCATTACAACTCGCTTCTCTATGTTCCGAGCCAGCGGTATCCTTTTCGGGCATGGTCTGCCTGCGGTCTACTAATCGGGAGGCAGCTTGAGTTATGCAATTTCAGTACGAACTCGTCGCAGGCGATTTTACCAAGGCGGGCTACGCTTCCAGCGATTTGAAAAAAAAAATGAAACAGCTCAATATTCCGACCAGTGCTATGAAGCGAGCGGTGGTGGCACTCTTTGAGGCAGAAGTAAACGTCGTAGCCCACTCGTTTGGCGGGACACTCACCGCAGATATTTTTAAGGATAAGATCCATG
It encodes the following:
- a CDS encoding ATP-binding protein; translation: MQFQYELVAGDFTKAGYASSDLKKKMKQLNIPTSAMKRAVVALFEAEVNVVAHSFGGTLTADIFKDKIHVLVADQGPGIPDIELAMSEGYSTASDEVREMGYGAGMGLPNIKNNCDSLDVRSASGCPTEVEFTINFGT
- a CDS encoding DRTGG domain-containing protein: MKLTEIIDLVEGKVLCECGDLGREIESAFSSDLMSDVLTLLTDNMLLITGLTNIQAIRTAEMADIAQILFVRDKQPTAKMIELASETGICLITTRFSMFRASGILFGHGLPAVY